A window of the Danio aesculapii chromosome 10, fDanAes4.1, whole genome shotgun sequence genome harbors these coding sequences:
- the LOC130235727 gene encoding CD209 antigen-like protein C: MSYNIYEDVFRAESGGRNRDILEVTVAIYESADCVKDQDFRTNTQQPLQQTGSGSLKTNTRATTVCLVLLCFLLLTAVIVLSVYIYTNYTQETRITILTEEREQLIINITNLTEEREQLLISIEAGNDQNQILTKEKNELLSKNDDLIIQNVQLQQVENDLQECRNKLDGWFNYQSSFYFISSEKKNWSESRRYCRDRGADLIIINNREEQDHLQKISGGAEFWIGLTDINEESRWEWVNGTNMTTGIFRFWRILEPNGRREENCAISRSSGWADFPCNGYFQWICEKNEK; encoded by the exons ATGTCTTATAATATCTACGAAGATGTGTTCAGGGCCGAGTCTGGAGGAAGGAACAGAGATATATTGGAAGTAACAGTGGCTATTTATGAGAGTGCAGACTGTGTGAAAGATCAAGACTTCAGgacaaacacacaacaaccacTTCAACAAACAG GAAGTGGTTCATTAAAGACAAACACCAGAGCAACTACAGTATGTTTGGTGCTGCTGTGTTTTCTTCTGCTGACTGCAGTCATAGTGCTAAGCGTCTACATCTATACAAACTACACACAAGAGACCAGAATTACTATCCTCACAGAAGAGAGAGAGCAGCTAATAATCAACATAACCAACCTCACAGAAGAGAGAGAGCAACTATTAATCAGTATCGAAGCAGGGAATGATCAGAACCAAATCTTGACAAAAGAAAAGAATGAGTTATTATCTAAGAATGATGATCTGATAATACAAAACGTGCAGTTACAGCAGGTGGAAAATGACCTGCAGGAGTGTCGTAATAAACTGG ATGGATGGTTTAACTATCAGTCCAGTTTTTACTTCATTTCTTCTGAGAAGAAGAACTGGTCTGAGAGCAGAAGATACTGTAGAGACAGAGGAGCAGATCTGATCATCATAAATAACAGAGAAGAACAA gaTCATTTGCAGAAAATATCTGGTGGTGCTGAGTTCTGGATTGGTTTGACTGACATCAATGAAGAGAGCAGATGGGAATGGGTTAATGGCACCAACATGACCACTGG TATTTTCAGGTTCTGGAGGATTTTAGAGCCCAATGGAAGAAGAGAAGAGAACTGTGCTATATCTCGTTCATCGGGATGGGCCGATTTTCCATGTAATGGTTATTTTCAGTGGATCTGCGAGAAGAATGAAAAATGA
- the LOC130236598 gene encoding CD209 antigen-like protein C: MPDTYEAAESTGTDGERVEMMGNIYESADCVKDLDFKTSKQQPLQQTGSDCVKNRYSRASLVRLVLLCFLLMTAVIMLSVYIYTNSTNFTNLTEERDQLLINITILTEEKAKLLTTLTNLKEEKDQQLKMMTIEKNQLVNQNKNLLNEVKQFLSKNEDLVKQTAQLQKEKNDLEKHLREQDSWFYYQSNFYFISSEEKNWNESRRYCRDRGADLIIIDNREEQDLVKKLSGGFTAWIGLTDSEDRWKWVDGTNMTTGFRFWNHGEPNGQGRGNCVASRSSGWADYPCFYPFPWICEKSTLKCQ, translated from the exons ATGCCTGATACTTATGAAGCTGCTGAATCTACTGGAACAGATGGAGAGCGAGTGGAGATGATGGGGAATATCTATGAGAGTGCAGATTGTGTAAAAGATCTTGATTTTAAAACAAGCAAGCAACAACCCCTTCAGCAAACAG GTAGTGATTGTGTGAAGAATAGATACTCAAGAGCATCTCTAGTGCGTTTGGTGCTGCTGTGTTTTCTTCTGATGACTGCAGTCATAATGTTAAGTGTCTACATCTATACAAACAGCACAAACTTTACCAACCTCACAGAAGAGAGAGACCAGCTACTAATCAACATAACCATCCTCACAGAAGAGAAAGCCAAGCTACTAACCACACTAACCAACCTCAAAGAAGAGAAAGATCAGCAACTTAAAATGATGACAATAGAGAAAAATCAATTAGTGAACCAGAACAAAAACCTTTTAAATGAAGTCAAGCAATTCTTGTCCAAGAATGAGGATCTAGTGAAACAAACAGCGCAGTTACAGAAGGAGAAAAATGACCTGGAGAAGCATCTTCGTGAACAGG ATAGCTGGTTTTACTACCAGTCCAATTTCTACTTCATTTCCTCTGAGGAGAAGAACTGGAATGAGAGTAGAAGATACTGTAGAGACAGAGGAGCAGATCTGATCATCATAGACAACAGAGAAGAACAA GATCTTGTTAAAAAATTGTCTGGGGGTTTTACGGCCTGGATTGGTCTGACTGACAGTGAAGACAGATGGAAATGGGTTGATGGCACCAACATGACCACTGG TTTCAGGTTCTGGAATCATGGCGAGCCAAATGGACAAGGAAGAGGGAACTGTGTTGCGTCTCGTTCTTCAGGATGGGCTGATTATCCATGTTTTTATCCTTTTCCTTGGATCTGTGAGAAAAGcactttaaaatgtcaataa
- the LOC130236759 gene encoding CD209 antigen-like protein B: MSNDVYENVFSSESGGRNSEQAEMTVDIYESADCVRDQDFRTNTQQPLQQTESNSVNTRIFKASPVCLVLLCFLLLTAIIVLSVYIYTNYTQENRITSLTEEREQLIINITNLTEEREQLIINITNLTEERDQLLISIEAGNDQNQILTKEKNELLSKNDDLKIQNVQLQQVENDLQECRNKLDGWFNYQSSFYFISSEKKNWSESRRYCSDRGADLIIINNREEQDHLQKISGGAEFWIGLTDIDEESRWEWVDGTNMTTG, translated from the exons ATGTCTAATGATGTTTATGAGAATGTGTTCAGCTCCGAGTCTGGGGGAAGGAACAGTGAGCAAGCGGAGATGACGGTGGATATTTATGAGAGTGCAGACTGTGTGAGAGATCAAGACTTCAGgacaaacacacaacaaccacTTCAACAAACAG AAAGTAATTCAGTAAACACAAGGATCTTCAAAGCTTCTCCAGTGTGTTTGGTGCTGCTGTGTTTTCTTCTGCTGACTGCCATCATAGTGCTGAGTGTCTACATCTATACAAACTACACACAAGAGAACAGAATTACCAGCCTCACAGAAGAGAGAGAGCAGCTAATAATCAACATAACCAACCTCACAGAAGAGAGAGAGCAGCTTATAATCAACATAACCAACCTCACAGAAGAGAGAGATCAACTATTAATCAGTATCGAAGCAGGGAATGATCAGAACCAAATCTTGACAAAAGAAAAGAATGAGTTATTATCTAAGAATGATGATCTGAAAATACAAAACGTGCAGTTACAGCAGGTGGAAAATGACCTGCAGGAGTGTCGTAATAAACTGG ATGGATGGTTTAACTATCAGTCCAGTTTTTACTTCATTTCTTCTGAGAAGAAGAACTGGTCTGAGAGCAGAAGATACTGTAGCGACAGAGGAGCAGATCTGATCATCATAAATAACAGAGAAGAACAA gaTCATTTGCAGAAAATATCTGGTGGTGCTGAGTTCTGGATTGGTCTGACTGACATCGATGAAGAGAGCAGATGGGAATGGGTTGATGGCACCAACATGACCACTGGGTGA